In Rhodanobacter denitrificans, a single window of DNA contains:
- a CDS encoding TetR/AcrR family transcriptional regulator, whose translation MLKRSFEPARGRWMIPPVNSSGSTKERILGAAELLFAQRGFDGASLRQLTAAAGVNLAAVNYHFGSKDKLVEEVFRRRLDALNERRLTALAKIAGAEDSTLEDVLEAFIRPALDLSHDDSGALFMRVLARAFAEHDDTLRQFLSANYGHVMRQFTAEFARLLPQLSKEELYWRIDLVTGALTHAMSGFGMIQRKSDVSEHVHREQTAQHLIRFAIAGLSHP comes from the coding sequence ATGCTCAAACGATCGTTTGAACCGGCCCGTGGCCGATGGATGATTCCGCCCGTGAACAGCTCCGGCTCAACCAAGGAACGGATACTCGGCGCCGCCGAGCTCCTGTTCGCCCAGCGCGGCTTCGACGGGGCCTCGCTGCGCCAGCTCACTGCCGCGGCCGGGGTCAATCTGGCCGCGGTCAATTACCACTTCGGTTCCAAGGACAAGCTGGTCGAGGAAGTGTTCCGGCGCCGGCTGGACGCGTTGAACGAACGCCGACTGACGGCACTCGCCAAGATCGCCGGTGCCGAAGACAGCACCCTCGAGGACGTGCTGGAAGCGTTCATCCGCCCCGCCCTGGACCTGTCGCACGACGACAGCGGCGCCTTGTTCATGCGCGTGCTGGCACGCGCGTTCGCCGAGCACGACGACACCCTGCGCCAGTTCCTTTCCGCGAACTACGGCCACGTGATGCGCCAGTTCACCGCCGAGTTCGCGCGCCTGCTGCCGCAGCTGAGCAAGGAAGAGCTGTACTGGCGCATCGACCTGGTCACCGGTGCACTGACCCACGCGATGTCCGGCTTCGGCATGATCCAGCGCAAGAGTGACGTCAGCGAACACGTCCATCGCGAACAGACCGCGCAGCACCTGATCCGCTTCGCCATCGCTGGCCTCAGCCATCCCTGA